A genomic region of Solidesulfovibrio sp. contains the following coding sequences:
- the ftsH gene encoding ATP-dependent zinc metalloprotease FtsH: MKNLQKHHRFSLWYILIAIWGVLLLNNFIVSTYGPKNLPYSEFLQKLQAGDVEEVSITGDVIAGTMKDKANGEAKAVDFVTRRVDQNLSSELSKYNVHFRAQPESTFLRDILSWVIPILLFFAIWYVLMQRLNPGQGVMAFGKNKARVYAEKDLETRFADVAGCDEAKAELVEIVDYLKTPERFQRLGGQMPKGVLLIGPPGTGKTLLARAVAGEAGVPFFSISGSEFVEMFVGVGAARVRELFVQAKEKAPCIIFIDELDAIGKSRAGAIVGGHDEREQTLNQLLVEMDGFDPRVGVIIMAATNRPETLDPALLRAGRFDRQVLVDRPDVAGREAILKVHAAKIVLGQDVDLAVIARKTPGFSGADLANAINEAALLAARKDKDAVGMADLEEAVDRIMGGLEKKNRVINPKEKQVVAYHEAGHAVVATFTPGADAVHKISIVPRGIGALGWTQQLPTEDRYLMTQTELLGKIDVLLGGRGAERLVFGDISTGAHNDLQRATDIARAMVAEYGMGRTLGPATFPRQTRPVFLGGDQGGLAGREYSEATAAKLDAEIKEILEASQERVAALLGQKKALLETIAQALLDKETLDEAAFKALVEAPRAA, translated from the coding sequence TTGAAAAATCTTCAAAAACACCACCGATTCTCCCTCTGGTACATCCTCATCGCCATCTGGGGCGTCCTGCTTCTCAACAACTTCATCGTCTCCACCTACGGCCCCAAGAACCTGCCCTACTCCGAATTCCTGCAGAAGCTCCAGGCCGGCGACGTGGAGGAAGTGTCCATCACCGGCGACGTCATCGCCGGCACCATGAAGGACAAGGCCAACGGCGAGGCCAAGGCCGTGGACTTCGTCACCCGGCGCGTGGACCAGAACCTGTCGAGCGAACTGTCCAAGTACAACGTCCATTTCCGGGCCCAGCCCGAGTCCACCTTCCTGCGCGACATCCTGTCCTGGGTCATCCCCATCCTCCTGTTCTTCGCCATCTGGTACGTCCTCATGCAGCGCCTCAACCCCGGCCAGGGCGTCATGGCCTTCGGCAAGAACAAGGCCCGGGTCTACGCCGAGAAGGACCTGGAGACGCGCTTCGCCGACGTGGCCGGCTGCGACGAGGCCAAGGCCGAGCTCGTGGAGATCGTCGACTACCTGAAAACACCCGAACGCTTCCAACGCCTGGGCGGCCAGATGCCCAAGGGCGTGCTGCTCATCGGCCCGCCGGGCACGGGCAAGACGCTTTTAGCCCGGGCCGTGGCCGGCGAGGCCGGGGTGCCCTTTTTCTCCATCTCCGGCTCGGAATTCGTGGAAATGTTCGTGGGCGTGGGCGCGGCCCGGGTGCGCGAGCTGTTCGTCCAGGCCAAGGAAAAGGCGCCCTGCATCATCTTCATCGACGAGCTCGACGCCATCGGCAAGTCCCGGGCCGGGGCCATCGTCGGCGGCCACGACGAGCGGGAACAGACCCTCAACCAGCTGCTCGTCGAGATGGACGGCTTCGACCCGCGCGTGGGCGTGATCATCATGGCCGCCACCAACCGGCCCGAAACCCTCGATCCGGCCCTGCTGCGGGCCGGGCGCTTCGACCGGCAGGTGCTGGTGGACCGGCCCGACGTGGCCGGCCGCGAGGCCATCCTCAAGGTCCACGCGGCCAAGATCGTGCTCGGCCAGGATGTGGACCTGGCGGTCATCGCCCGCAAGACGCCCGGCTTTTCCGGGGCGGACCTGGCCAACGCCATAAACGAGGCGGCGCTGCTCGCCGCCCGCAAGGACAAGGACGCCGTGGGCATGGCCGACCTGGAGGAGGCCGTGGACCGCATCATGGGCGGCCTGGAAAAGAAGAACCGCGTGATCAACCCCAAGGAGAAGCAGGTGGTGGCCTACCACGAGGCCGGCCACGCCGTGGTGGCCACCTTCACCCCCGGGGCCGACGCCGTGCACAAGATCTCCATCGTGCCGCGCGGCATCGGGGCGTTGGGCTGGACCCAGCAGCTGCCCACCGAGGACCGCTACCTCATGACCCAGACCGAGCTTCTCGGCAAAATCGACGTGCTGCTGGGCGGCCGGGGGGCGGAGCGCCTCGTCTTCGGCGACATCTCCACCGGGGCCCACAACGACCTGCAACGGGCCACGGACATCGCCCGGGCCATGGTGGCGGAATACGGCATGGGCCGCACGCTCGGCCCGGCCACCTTCCCGCGCCAGACCCGGCCGGTGTTTCTGGGCGGCGACCAGGGCGGCCTGGCCGGGCGGGAGTACTCCGAAGCCACGGCGGCCAAGCTCGACGCCGAGATCAAGGAGATCCTGGAGGCCTCCCAGGAGCGCGTGGCCGCGCTGCTCGGCCAGAAAAAGGCCTTGCTGGAAACCATCGCCCAGGCGCTCCTGGACAAGGAGACCCTGGACGAGGCGGCATTCAAGGCCCTGGTCGAGGCGCCCAGAGCCGCGTAG
- a CDS encoding biopolymer transporter Tol, translated as MRPFLRLPLPTVLLLLCLPALSPAQVLTEYGDPVMTVTDPAKAVATGATKAKAPPLTAGQRVSLLEARDGQGLVSVPSPEPQVGVFSDFLYHVPMAALASLPGKTHLDPPAWLPGPAPAAAVNRDVVAFEKNGSIVVASAGGKATAVGRGSAPAVSPDGTRLAYTPEKGAGLVLVPLGGGAKPARLGSGKEPVRQKAFCPDGSKLAWFADGQVLVLDLARPQAKPATVAGALKPFSALQGFTKDCDAVVVHNGDTVQWLGLDGTLRRSLPVGSFSNAEEGSSSDEYLPSPAEANLLLVVGTTAGTATFHRWASDSSAALYIYDMASGTNYRLTPRNLAVASAAWSPDGKRLYFSALPDTPPNGPHRLYRINADGTGPTDLGPGFDPSVGTRPR; from the coding sequence ATGCGGCCGTTTTTGCGCCTTCCCCTCCCGACGGTCCTTCTGCTGTTGTGCCTGCCCGCCCTTTCCCCGGCCCAGGTCCTGACCGAATACGGCGACCCGGTCATGACCGTGACCGATCCGGCCAAGGCCGTGGCCACCGGCGCCACCAAGGCCAAGGCGCCGCCCCTGACGGCCGGGCAGCGCGTATCCCTGCTCGAGGCCAGGGACGGCCAGGGGTTGGTATCCGTGCCCTCCCCCGAGCCCCAGGTGGGCGTTTTCAGCGACTTCCTCTACCATGTGCCCATGGCCGCCCTGGCCTCCCTGCCCGGCAAGACCCACCTCGACCCGCCGGCCTGGTTGCCGGGGCCGGCCCCGGCCGCGGCCGTGAACCGGGACGTGGTGGCCTTCGAAAAAAACGGCTCCATCGTCGTCGCCTCGGCCGGGGGCAAAGCCACGGCCGTCGGCAGGGGCAGCGCGCCGGCCGTGTCGCCGGACGGCACGCGCCTGGCCTACACCCCGGAAAAGGGCGCGGGGCTCGTGCTCGTCCCCCTGGGCGGCGGGGCCAAGCCGGCGCGCCTGGGCAGCGGCAAGGAACCGGTGCGGCAGAAGGCGTTTTGCCCGGACGGGTCCAAGCTCGCCTGGTTCGCGGACGGGCAGGTGCTCGTGCTGGACCTGGCCCGGCCGCAGGCCAAACCGGCGACCGTGGCCGGCGCCCTCAAGCCGTTTTCGGCCTTGCAGGGGTTTACCAAGGATTGCGACGCCGTGGTGGTCCACAACGGCGACACGGTGCAATGGCTGGGGCTGGACGGCACGCTCCGGCGCAGCCTGCCGGTCGGCTCGTTCAGCAACGCCGAGGAAGGGTCGAGTTCGGACGAATACCTTCCGAGCCCGGCCGAGGCGAACCTGCTGCTGGTCGTCGGCACCACGGCAGGCACGGCCACCTTTCACCGCTGGGCCAGCGACAGTTCCGCAGCGCTCTATATATATGATATGGCTTCGGGCACGAACTACCGGCTGACGCCCCGGAACCTCGCCGTCGCGAGCGCGGCCTGGAGCCCGGACGGGAAGCGCCTCTATTTTTCCGCCCTGCCCGATACGCCGCCAAACGGCCCGCACCGCCTCTATCGGATCAACGCCGACGGCACGGGGC